The Filimonas lacunae genomic sequence CACATAACGCTGCATTGCGCCATTGCCACTTACCACAAAAAAGCGGGGTAATATTTCAAACATGTTTATCGCTTTACTGGCATCTACCTTACCCGAATCGCTGATGAACAATTGCACCTTGCCTTCATTGCTGCCAGGCGTCGTGCTTACTGCACGAAACTGTGTACCTGTTTTCAACAATCCCGACACCTGCAATGTAATACTGCTGTTGGGGGCTGTAGCGTTGGGCACCAATCCGGACAATGTGGTGCTGCCGCTTAAATCCAGCACACCGGCTATAGCATAGGTATAATTACCAAAAGAAGCAGCGGTGTTAGTGCCAGCAGTGCTATGTAAAGCCGCCGCTTTTACCGTATAACCTTTAGCGATATGAATAGTTACTTTATTATTACCATAATCCGTAGCAGAAGCACTGCCATACCAACCCTGCAAATTACCACTTAACACCAGGTTGGCTTTAATGCGGGCAGTGATGGCCTGCACGCCTGTTAATGCGCGTATGGAAGCAAAGTTATAGATACCGTCTCCGGCAATAGTGTACTCCCCATTGGTGCCATCCAGTTCCAGCGTTATCTTATTCACGCTGGCATCTGTACCGCCAAATATCCCGGCGTTGTTTACATCTCCTTTGATACGCAGGTTTCTGCCAGTGCCATCTGTGGTAAAAACACCACCGGAGTCAATAGTCAGATTATTGATACCTACCAGCGCATTCAACCGGATGGTATCCCCTGTTGCAATGGTTACATTACCCGAAGCACTGGTGCCCAATGCCACCGAATCCCAGGTACGTGTGCTGCTGTTATACTTTTCCCAAACACTCACACTACCTGTGTTATTAGTCCATACACCCGAAGCCCGCGAACGGAAATCTCCATTCAAAGGCACACTGGGGTCAATCTTTGCATAATAGCTGCGTGTAGCCGCGTAGCCCGCTTTGGAAGCCTGCACATAATAGTAATACACCGTGCCTCTGGCAGGTAACGAATCTTTGGTGCTAAAGGCTACTACTGAATCGGCCACACCAGATAGGGTTTGCACTTTGGTAAAATGAATGCTGTCACTGCTTCTGTATACATCATAGGTTACCTCTGCCACCGGCCAGCACAGGTTCCAGCTGATCACCGTAGCATTGCTGATGCGTTGTGCACGAAAATTGGCCACACTCAGCTCGGCAGTTACCGGGCCATTAATAGCCGGGAATGCAGTGTAAGGGTTCCAGCTGCCAAACAGGTTGGTATTGTTGTAAAAAGCTGCGGCTTCACTATCGCTCAATTGCTTAGACCAGCTAATGCGTTTGCTTACATCTACCGGGCCGCCGCTAAAGTTGCGGGTTTTGTATTCGCGGTAAAACACATTGGCGGTATCTATATTCCAGCTGCTCCAGCCCACAGGTTGTATAGAAGTGCCCATACGGGTGTTAAGAAAAGCTGTTTTAGGTTGGTTTTGCCAGGGACGGCCCAGGGTGTAACTGGTGATGCCCCTGTTTTGCGTAAGCAGACAATCGCGAAATACTTCGCCATAATTCACTGCTGCTGAGGTGGCAGCCGCCGTAACAAAACCTCCCGCACTGCCATCTACCCTGTCTCTCGGAAAAATGATACAGGAATCCATCACCAGTGTGCTGGAGCCAAAGATAAAATCGGTATTGCCATCTATATAACAATTCAGTAGATAATGGCGATTATCACCACTATGATAAAAAGTATCCTGACCACCAATAAACCGGCAGTGGGTAAATACACATCTGTCGCCATTAACAGCAATAGCCAGAGCCTGCGGGCCATCGCCTGCATAACCTGTGGAATTTTCCACTGTAATGTTTAACATAAAAAAATCGCTCGCTTTCACAGTGAGCGTAGCAGAAGTGCTGGTGCCTATAGTAACTCCATCCTCTACTTTTCCGGAATAAGAGTTCCAGCTGATAATAGTGTTGGAAGCGCTTTCCCCTACCAGGTGAATAAAAGGCTTATTGGAAGGGACGTTTACTTTCTCGCGATAAAAACCATTTTTAATAAATATCACATACGGCACTGTGCTACCAGCAGGCGCCGCATCAATAGCAGCCTGTAAGGTAGTGTAAGTACCGGAGCCATCTTTGGCTACCACCACATTGGCATTGTCTGCATTATATACCGTAATGGGATTAACGGGCGTAGTGCTATTGCTCACAGCAGCCTGCGTTGCCACCGGCTGTGCATAGTTAAAAGCCTTATCGGCAGTATATATATAATAATGATAGGTAGTACCGGATAACACAGGCAGCACATTGCCATTGTCTACAAAACTATGAGCGGTGCCTATATAGATCACTGTATCTGTAGCGCCTGCTTTGTTGCCTATGGCATAGATACCGTTGGCATTGAGTGCAGGTGTAGTAGCGGTAGCATTTCTTACTACCACATACCCACCGCCATCTGTGCCACTGGCGGGTGCAGCCCAGCTCACTGTAATGCTGGCTGTGGCATTATCGGCCACTGCCCAGGCGCTATCTACGCTGGCAGGTGCCATAGTATCTGCTACAGGACTGGCCTGGTTATCGGCCGGATAAACCACCAGGTCATCCACATCAAAAGGCTTTACGATAGACGAGCCACCGCCGTTAAAACGCATGCCACCAAAGGCTACCTGTGGCGTATAGGCAGGATTTACCGAATACGGCATAGCCGCCTTTGCCCATCCTCCGTTGGTAGTGGCCCAGGTAGCCGTGCTGTATTGTGTGGTAAAGCTGGCGCTATCGGCCACCGCCAGCAGGCCGCCCACCACATTACCGGTGGCTGGCTGTGCTGCACGAAAATAGTATTGTACAATATATTTGGTACTGTTGCGAAAAACACTGTCTGTTACCGAAGGCGAATACAGGTTTTTAGTGCTGGCACTGGTGCTGGTATAAGTGAAATATTGATTACCGGTTCGGCTGGTACCATCTTTTACTATACTGCCCGAGCCGGAAGTGGTCCACACCTGTTGTGTCAGGTTAACACCCTGCGCCGGAGCAGTAGTAGACAAGTTGCCGGTTGCCTGATTTTCAAACCCACCTTCCATCACCGGAAAAACACCAATACGCTGCTTACGGTTTTCGGTTAAAGGGCTGCCGTTAATAGTAGTGCCATTCACAGCAAGTACTGTTGCTGTAGCGCCCGTGCTGGTGATAGTGACAGAGCCGCTATAGGTGCCGGTAGCAACGGCATTCAGCCGCACGCTTATCTGCTGCGCAGCTACCTGGGCATTCACAGGCGTTAACAGTAATGTATCGTTCCAGTTGGTTCCGTTGGCCGACAATTCAAAACCTGCCGTAGCAATAATAGTAACGGGTGCAGTAAGGTTGTAGCCCGATGCGGCTAACGATTGTTGTGCAGAAGGCGTGCCTAATGATTGCGCAAACGCGGTAAAAGTAGCATTGGCATACACCACAGGCGTGGTGGGTGTGGCTACACCTGTAATACTATTGAGATAATTTTCCAGCTGGGTATATCCATTGGATGCAACTGCATTTCTATCAGATGCATCGTTGGCATTTAACCCGTTGGCTATTTCATAGGTATCAGGCATCCCATCATGATCGGTATCTGTTACAGCATTACCGGCATTCAACGCAGGCCAGGCATTCACGGTTTGTGCATAAGGCGTACCATGCGGATAACCACCCTGTACATCTATAATAGCACCGGTGCGGTTGCGCACATCGGCAACAATACGCGCATCCAGCGTATCCCTGTTGGGTAGGGAACAACCTGCCCCTTGCAATACTGCTTCAAAAGCATCTGTAGCAGTTTGCGTGTTTAACGGATAACCCAGACTAAAAGGTGTAGTGGCTTTTACTGTGGCTATATCTGCCGTGCCTCCTTGCGGACTAACACCGCCCGCCCAGTTATCGGCCGTGTTAGTAGCCGAACCATCTACATAGTTACCCGCTACATACCATTTGCCATAAGGCGTATTATCAGAATAACTGGGATTACAAACCCTGTAACGTACACCGCTGCCGGTGTTGGGGCCATACTTGTAATAGTTGTTCACTACATTATAATTCCCCCCTTCTCCGCCATATACCGTGTTAATACCCCAGTTATAAATTACATTGTTGCGAAAGTCTACATTCTCTACGCCTATTGTATTAGGTGTATAGGTGCTAATGCCCGAAAAACGCGGGTTACGGTTGCGGCAATGTGCCACCAGGTTATGGTGCATCGTACCTCTTTTAGCGCCCCATATACCGCCATAGCCATGCCGTTCGTAATCCGTATCGCCGGTTTCAAAGTGATAGGAATAGTTCAAAGGCTCTGACACCAGGCACCATTGTATCGTCAAATTATCGCCACGGTAAATGGTCAACGCTTCATCATTGCTCCAGCTGGCAGTAACATGGTCTATAATAATGTTACTAGGGCCAGTGCCACCAAATGCATCATCACCACCGCTGCCGTCCACCGGGTTACCATTGGCATCCAGCTTCTGCTGGTTTTTATCGCCCAGCCTGAAACGCATGTAACGTACAATCACGTTATCTCCGCTGATATGCACCGGGTAATCTGCCACGCAAATGCCATCGCCCGGCGCTGTTTGTCCGGCTATAGTGGTGTTGGCTTTAATACCCAGCGAGCTGGTTAAATGAATAGTGCCCGCCACCCTAAACACTACCGTACGGTAAGTGGCTGTAGTGGTTAATGCATACCGTAAGCTACCCGGCAAACCATCATCACTCAGGTTGGTTACTTCCAACACAGTGGTGGGAATGGATGCCGTACCACGTCCACCGGTGGTATACATACCTGCTCCTTCCGCACCGGGAAAGGCAGGCAGTTGCGCCTGTGCCGTTAGGGCGCTGCCCAACAGCAGGCAGGTTAGCCAACCTGCTGTAAGCATTTTTGTTTTCAGAAATAGCATACAATCGTTTTATGGTGTTAGTGTTATCTCCAGCGTGGATCGCCTGCGGTGTTCTTTGCGGGGAAAGCATTATCGGCTATCTTAAAATCACCTGCCAGCGGGGCCACCCACAGTTGGTTGGATGGACGTGTATAAGTGGTGATAACCGGAAAATCGTTACCGGCCGATGTGTGATCGGATGTGCGGTAATTATTAGCCAGCGATATCACCGTTCCACTTCCCATACGCACATCCCGCACGGTAAGCGCCCCTGCGCTGTTTTTACCAATACCAAACAGACAATTGGTTACTGTAATACCATTGGCAATCATATTGGTATTATAATCGAAATAATAATTTTTACTGTTACCTAATGGCGCTTCATTAAAAGTGCAGGCATCTACCAGCACCGTGTTAGCAGCAGATGCACTGGCTACCACTCCCTCTACTTTATAAATAGTACTGTTGGTAATAGCGATGTTATCAATTTTACAGGTGGCAGCAATGTTCAGCACCTGGTAGTTACCAATACTGTCTACAATGCAGTTATCTATTACAAACGTGCCCATATTCAGTGTTCCGGACTGTAACCGCACCATACCCCGGAATATTTCCATGCGGCTGTTTACAAACTTGAGCTTGCCCACATTGGCGCTGTTGGTGTTATTGAATATATAGCGCGAAGCATAGTTATCGCTATACATGTGTACATCGTTAAACTCAACAGAATCAATGGCAGCGGCGGCAGCAAAGCTGAGGTTGCTGGTAAAATACAGGTGCGCCTGTGTGGTATTTTCCAGGTCGGGGGCACTCATGATGATCAATGATTTATCTATGGCATAACCCGCGTTCATGTTATAGGTTTCGCCCCTGCGTAACAGTATCACGCTGCCGGATGTTACTTTGGGCAAGGTATCCAGCAAAACGGAAGGCTTACCAGTGATACCGGATAAATCTATAATAGTGCCCGCAAAAGGCGCTTTGGAAGAAAAGTTGGCGCTGCCCCTGGCATCACTGCCACTGTACAAAACAATGATGTACGGTGTGCCTGCCTCCAGACCTGTAGCTACCACATACTCATTGGTAACATCCGTTGCGGTAAGGGTTACTTCCTTTACCACCGTGCTATCGGCGGCTTTCAATATTTTCACT encodes the following:
- a CDS encoding pectinesterase family protein → MLFLKTKMLTAGWLTCLLLGSALTAQAQLPAFPGAEGAGMYTTGGRGTASIPTTVLEVTNLSDDGLPGSLRYALTTTATYRTVVFRVAGTIHLTSSLGIKANTTIAGQTAPGDGICVADYPVHISGDNVIVRYMRFRLGDKNQQKLDANGNPVDGSGGDDAFGGTGPSNIIIDHVTASWSNDEALTIYRGDNLTIQWCLVSEPLNYSYHFETGDTDYERHGYGGIWGAKRGTMHHNLVAHCRNRNPRFSGISTYTPNTIGVENVDFRNNVIYNWGINTVYGGEGGNYNVVNNYYKYGPNTGSGVRYRVCNPSYSDNTPYGKWYVAGNYVDGSATNTADNWAGGVSPQGGTADIATVKATTPFSLGYPLNTQTATDAFEAVLQGAGCSLPNRDTLDARIVADVRNRTGAIIDVQGGYPHGTPYAQTVNAWPALNAGNAVTDTDHDGMPDTYEIANGLNANDASDRNAVASNGYTQLENYLNSITGVATPTTPVVYANATFTAFAQSLGTPSAQQSLAASGYNLTAPVTIIATAGFELSANGTNWNDTLLLTPVNAQVAAQQISVRLNAVATGTYSGSVTITSTGATATVLAVNGTTINGSPLTENRKQRIGVFPVMEGGFENQATGNLSTTAPAQGVNLTQQVWTTSGSGSIVKDGTSRTGNQYFTYTSTSASTKNLYSPSVTDSVFRNSTKYIVQYYFRAAQPATGNVVGGLLAVADSASFTTQYSTATWATTNGGWAKAAMPYSVNPAYTPQVAFGGMRFNGGGSSIVKPFDVDDLVVYPADNQASPVADTMAPASVDSAWAVADNATASITVSWAAPASGTDGGGYVVVRNATATTPALNANGIYAIGNKAGATDTVIYIGTAHSFVDNGNVLPVLSGTTYHYYIYTADKAFNYAQPVATQAAVSNSTTPVNPITVYNADNANVVVAKDGSGTYTTLQAAIDAAPAGSTVPYVIFIKNGFYREKVNVPSNKPFIHLVGESASNTIISWNSYSGKVEDGVTIGTSTSATLTVKASDFFMLNITVENSTGYAGDGPQALAIAVNGDRCVFTHCRFIGGQDTFYHSGDNRHYLLNCYIDGNTDFIFGSSTLVMDSCIIFPRDRVDGSAGGFVTAAATSAAVNYGEVFRDCLLTQNRGITSYTLGRPWQNQPKTAFLNTRMGTSIQPVGWSSWNIDTANVFYREYKTRNFSGGPVDVSKRISWSKQLSDSEAAAFYNNTNLFGSWNPYTAFPAINGPVTAELSVANFRAQRISNATVISWNLCWPVAEVTYDVYRSSDSIHFTKVQTLSGVADSVVAFSTKDSLPARGTVYYYYVQASKAGYAATRSYYAKIDPSVPLNGDFRSRASGVWTNNTGSVSVWEKYNSSTRTWDSVALGTSASGNVTIATGDTIRLNALVGINNLTIDSGGVFTTDGTGRNLRIKGDVNNAGIFGGTDASVNKITLELDGTNGEYTIAGDGIYNFASIRALTGVQAITARIKANLVLSGNLQGWYGSASATDYGNNKVTIHIAKGYTVKAAALHSTAGTNTAASFGNYTYAIAGVLDLSGSTTLSGLVPNATAPNSSITLQVSGLLKTGTQFRAVSTTPGSNEGKVQLFISDSGKVDASKAINMFEILPRFFVVSGNGAMQRYVGSSAVTYPVSTGSQYYTPIILTNSGTAGECVVTVQDTIDYLLTDTTAAVQKQWGIQWAAGANISATLSWITTQQGSTFAPDEPVNMFRYNQGWQQRKATVSGNGTVNDPYKATATGWDSAGVFYVANRRISCTQVAVVIPDVASVYDSTVTNTIYQGYGTGAVTLRALVTGAAPYAYTWSNGAVADTLNVTQAGTYSVTITDVNGCKATDSITITTTDVRCGFKNEKVQLCHCGQTLCVAPQAVKAHLAHGDKPGACKEPAHEPDKIEVYPNPVKDWLYVRFSKLNKNAVIQLFNSRGILLYAARANNQLERIPVYRYVPGIYYVLVTNGERHFTQKIVILK
- a CDS encoding DUF5123 domain-containing protein, with the translated sequence MKKLLAIAMVAGVMITACKKHDDVEAPRLFRPVSAGVLSADSNTIEVGWQKIGGAVQYELQLSKDAFATVDVTVATDTSYAVVTKLLFSQLYQLRVRAIAADTARNSKWAKLGEIKTLSSILKTPGLEDITTNSVRIRWSTKGAPVTAVKILKAADSTVVKEVTLTATDVTNEYVVATGLEAGTPYIIVLYSGSDARGSANFSSKAPFAGTIIDLSGITGKPSVLLDTLPKVTSGSVILLRRGETYNMNAGYAIDKSLIIMSAPDLENTTQAHLYFTSNLSFAAAAAIDSVEFNDVHMYSDNYASRYIFNNTNSANVGKLKFVNSRMEIFRGMVRLQSGTLNMGTFVIDNCIVDSIGNYQVLNIAATCKIDNIAITNSTIYKVEGVVASASAANTVLVDACTFNEAPLGNSKNYYFDYNTNMIANGITVTNCLFGIGKNSAGALTVRDVRMGSGTVISLANNYRTSDHTSAGNDFPVITTYTRPSNQLWVAPLAGDFKIADNAFPAKNTAGDPRWR